The Acomys russatus chromosome 1, mAcoRus1.1, whole genome shotgun sequence genome has a window encoding:
- the Lin52 gene encoding protein lin-52 homolog isoform X2 — protein MASPTDGTDLEASLLSFEKLDRASPDLWPEQLPGVAEFAASFKSPITSSPPTWMAEIERDDIDMLKELGSLTTANLMEKVRGLQNLAYQLGLDECKNKPSEGKNLV, from the exons ATGGCGTCTCCCACGGACG GGACGGATTTGGAAGCATCTTTGCTAAGTTTTGAGAAACTTGATCGTGCCTCGCCAGATCTTTGGCCGGAACAAT taccAGGTGTTGCTGAATTTGCAGCTTCTTTCAAAAGT CCCATCACTAGCTCTCCACCCACGTGGATGGCTGAGATAGAACGCGACGACATCGACATGTTGAAAG AGCTGGGGAGCCTCACCACGGCTAATCTGATGGAGAAGGTACGAGGCCTGCAGAACCTGGCCTATCAGCTGGGGCTGGATGAGT GCAAAAACAAGCCATCTGAAGGTAAGAATTTGGTGTAA